The Fimbriimonadaceae bacterium genome includes the window CAGGAGACCATCAATCATGGAAGTCCTTAAGCTTGCTGTCAAGGTCCTGTCGTTTCGTGCGACGAAGGAGGAGTTAAGCAAGATCGGCCCAGCCCATCTTTTGCTGGGAGTGGTCATGACTTGGCTCGTTGGGATGGGAAGATGGTGGGACGATCCCGAAGCTCTGCCGACCCAAAAGTCAGGAGCTGGCTCGGTCATTTACATCTTTGTTCTTGGAACGGTCCTGTGGCTTTTCTGCAGACCCATTTTCAGAGAGAACTCCAAGTGGATTCAAATGGTGGGCTTCATAGGGCTCACTGCGCCCCCTGCGGCTTTGTATGCCATTCCTGTCGAACGCTTTACAGACCTGCATACGGCAGGCTCAATCAACTATACGTTTCTGGGGATCGTTGCCATATATCGCGTGGCATTGATGCTCTGGTACTTGTGCAAGATTCACAGTATTGGAGTTTGGGCGGCGGCATCGGTGATTGGACTTCCGATCACAGCGATGTTGTCCATATTGTTTGCGACGGGCCTAATGAACGCAATTGCCAACGTGATGAGCAACATCCGAGAGATTCACTCTTCTGAATTCGCCGGCTTTGGGGAAGCGATTTTCACAATCGGATGTGGAGCAATTGTGTTGTTACCTGTGTTCGGATTCAGTTACATAAAGGCCTGGCGAGATGCACAATAGCTTTTGATATAGCGTGGCTCAAGTCTTCAATAGAGACGATGCTAGCTGGCATTACTCGCTCCATTTCATATCCTGCTCCGTATACGACGGATAGTCGATGGTGTCATAAAGCTCGGCCCGGGTGCGCATCTTATCCATCCACCCAGCCTGTGTCCCCGTCGCCAGCAACTCTGCGTAAAACTCCTCAATGGCTTTGAGCATCACACGAAGAGCCGTGACCGGGAAGATCACCATCTCATAGCCAAGCTCTTTGAACCGAGAAGCCGGAATGAGAGGGGTCTTCCCAAACTCCGTCATGTTCGCCAACAGCGGCGCTTTCACCCCTATCCGAAAGGTCTCAAACTCGGCCTCGTTGGCAAGCCCCTCCGGGAAAATTGCATCAGCACCAGCATCCACATAAGCCTTTGCCCGTTCGATTGCAGAGTCCAAGCCCTCTACCCCGCGCGCGTCCGTACGCGCGATAATCATAAACGACGGGTCGCGCTTCGCCGAAACGGCAGCCCTTAGCTTGCTCACCATCTCTCCCACCGGGATAACTTCTTTGCCGTCAAGGTGCCCGCACCGCTTCGGGCTGAACTGGTCCTCAATATGGATTCCGGCAAGTCCGGCCCGCTCCATCTCGATCACCGTACGAACAGCGTTCCATACATCCCCGAAAGCCGTATCCGCGTCGCAGATCATCGGCACCGGCGCTGCCGCGCAGGCTTGCGCGGCGACGCCCGACATTTCGTTCAAAGTCGTCAAAGCGATGTCGGGCATCCCCAGCAGATTGTTCGTGATCGCGCCTCCGCTCAGATAAGCCGCCTTCGCTCCCTGCTTATAGGCCGCCAAAGCTGACAGCGCGCTGAAAGCACCCGGCATCACGACGATATCCTGCTTCATCAGATCGCGCAACGTCTGACCCGGAGACTTAAGGGGTGGATGCACCATATAATGTGAGCGTACCCGCGCGGTTTGCGAACGATAGGTGAACCACGGGACGGATCCATCGTCTGGAACCTTCAATGAAGTTTTGCGTTGCCGTCGTTGCCCTATCTGTCGTAGCTGCTTCAGCCTATGCCCGCCCTGACTTTTGGGACGAGTTCGTCAAGCACTACAGCATTAAGGAAGATTCGACAATCTTCATAACCAAATGCCAGACCTGTCACACAGCCCGTCCACCGCAACGCAATGACTACGGGCGGTCCATTCGCACGGCCTACCGAAACGCAAAGCCAGGACAGCGGATGCCGGATGTGTTCAAAGCCGTCGAAGACCTGGATTCCGACAAGGACGGTACCAAGAACGGCGAAGAGATCAAGGCGGGGACGCTTCCCGGCGACGCTGAAAGCAAACCGGCGAAGAAGGATGGAATTGATCCGATTTATACGCTTCCCTTGGCAGGAATTCTTGGCATTGCCGTCTTTGGTGTGTCAGCGCGTCGATCTCGTACGTCTTAGGCAATATGAGATTCGCCTCTGCAGCCCGACTGTGTCTGGGCTTGACCCTTGTTAGTTGCATTGCGTGTATTGCCCAAGCAAAACCTGAATTCTTAGAAGTCTATCGTGCACATTACGGATTGAAGGACGGCACGAAACTCGGTGATGCAAGCTGCACCAACTGCCATACTCAACCCCCTCGCCGCAACCCGTTCGGCAAGGATATTGAGCACGAGTATGAGGCAAGCCCAGGGGGACAACTCACAGCTGCCATGCTCGACAGCGTCGGTTCCAAGGATTCCGATGGAGATGGATTTTCCAATGCCGACGAAATCAAGGCCGACACGCTCCCCGGCGATCCTGCAAGCAAACCCGTGGGACCAGCGACAACAGGATCGGAGGGTCAAGGAGCCAGTGCGACTCCGGCAACAGAGTCACCTTCGGGAATCGATTGGGAGGAGCAGATCAATCCCAAGCACACCTTTCACCCATTGATTGTCCATTTTCCAATTGGGCTTTTTCTGTTTGGGGCGTTTCTTGAAGTGCTTGGAAAGCGTCGGGGTGAATCAAAGCTTCGAGAATTCGCACTCTGGAATCTTGGATTCGGCGCGATCTTTGGAGTTCTTGGAGCAGTCACAGGGCTCATCGCGATTTTCAGGTTAGGGCTTAGCTTCTCAGGCATCGCTCTACTTCACCTCATCATTGCTGGAGCGGCCGCGGTTCTTATGGTGGTGATCGCGTTGTGGCGGCGAAAAGACATGCCCGATACAGCTGCTTACTGGACCGTTCTTGCGCTTACTTGTCTGGCGATTGCTGTCGGTGGGCACCTTGGGGCGACGATGGTTTTCAATCCAGAGACCTTGGCCTTTGTCGGGCTTCGTCTTTGAGAATAGTGAAATGGTTCGCACGGCAACGAATCTTGTGGGACATCCCGCAACGTTTGCCAGGAACAGATTTGACATCGCCCCAAAAATAGAAGTACCGGTGAACGTTCTGCAGTGGGGAGGAGAACAAAGGCTGGTGCCCAGTTGTGGGGAGACTGGGCTACCGCCTTTTAAACACTTTTGCCGGACTCGTTAGGCTAAATTCTGTTCCACCCGCAACCAATCGTGCCTCAACCATGACGGCATAGTTTTTCCCCTTTGCAAGGTGGACATCCAAGCTCATCTTCGTGCGACTCGTTTGGGCCTTTTCAGGGGTGACCGTCTCAACGATCTCCCACTTCTGGGGTCGAAAGTCGAGCGTTTCTGAAGCGACCAACCAGGTTCTCAAAACCCTTAAATTCTCAGACGGGGCTTCAATGCTTGCGATGGCAGTATCGGGTCGCCTGGGATCCGCCTTGATCTGTAAAGCGACCTTCGGCATTTGAAACTCGCCAGCACAAGACTTTGCAAACGCCCTTATCGCTTCCACAGTCATGCGCAAGTCACCGAGTCCATGCCCTGCATTGGGGACGATCAAGGTCCACGTTGGCTGCTTGAGATCGCCCACATAGTTGCTGAGGGCATCGACCGTCCAGTACGGGTCGTTCCCGCCATTGACGATCAGCGTGGGGGCTTTGATTGCGGCACGGTAGGTATAGGGATCGATCATTTGCGAGAGGAACTTTCCGTCAGCCGTATCAAGTTTTGCTTGCAGCCCGCGCCTTGTGTAATCCTGAATCTGTGCGCTGTACTCTCCCCAACTCTCGATCTGGTGCCTCATCTGTTTGCCGACATTAAGGTTGTCGATCACACAAGGGGCGATACCGACAACTCGCTTGTCTTTTGCCGCGCCAACAAACCACGTCGTCCAGCCACGCTTGCTAAAGCCAGTGACGACGAACTTCGAGATGGGATTGACCGATTGTTTGGTCGTTGATTGGACGGCGTCCATCGCGCGTATCGCGCTCTTTGTCATGGGAAAAAGGAGCGGCCAGGTTGGATCTTTCGTTTCAAGGTACTTCTCGAAAGTGTGAGCAATCAGATCATCCTCTTTCATGTCCCAGATCGGCTGATTGGGGATATTGAAGAGGATCGCGATCGGCAAACCGGACATTTCGGCGACGATCTGCGCTTGTGCCAAGTCCGCCATGTTGGGTTCACCACCCGTGATATAAAGAATCGCAGTCCCTTTTGCTGCTACGGTCCGCGGTTCCAAAACCGCCACCGTATGCCTCCACGGTACGCCTTGCCAGGTCAAGCTCGTCATCTTGATGTCGGCTCGGCGGTCGGTAACCTTCTCCACCTCAAAGCGAAAACTTTCGTCCTTTAAGGCCAAATAGTCATAAAACGCTTGCTGAGGCGGCACATTTGTTGTAAGTGCGGTTAGAGACAATGCGAGCATGCCGAGCATAGTTTTACGATACCTTTCCCTTCAAGTTATGAACTTGATAGAGATTGAGAACGATCCCTTAACACTTCCCGTCGTACTGCTGGGTTGACTTCTGGTGACAAAACTGCGAAAATAGGAAAGTTGAGTCAACGGAACAACCGACTGACCTGGCAGGTGGATATGAAGTTCTGGAAGAAGTGGAGTGCGGTAGCTGGGGCATTGCTCGTCGTCACGGCATCGCAAGCCTTCTATTACGATACGAAGATTTTGATTGATCGAGCGATCAATAGCCCGACGTTTACGGTTCGCTATAGCGGCACACATGCTGCCACCGTCGAACTTAGGGTGAACGGCGTAAGCATCGGTACGCGAAGCGTGAATGCATCGCAGACCAGCGGCGAAACCAACTTTAACATCGATCTGACGTCGCTCTCAGCAGCCGACAACGAGATCGAAGTTCGCCTTTTTGACAAGAGCGGCAAGCTCGTGGGCACCGAGAAGACAAGAATTCTCGCCGACACTCAGGACACTTCCGTTGTCCGTTTGTCCAGCCTCAAGAATGGGCAAACCGTGATGGGAACGGTTGATATCAAGGTTGGCTTTGGTCGCGAATTGCGAAACGTGTACGTGAGCTTCTTTATTAATAAAGAGTTCAAGGGCATGACCAACTACGCACCGTTTGCGTTCTCGTGGGACACAACTCGCGAAGCCAACGGCTGGCACGACGTTGAGGCATGGGTCGTTGACGATTCCAGCATGACCTTCAAGTCACAAACCTATCGGCTCTTTGTGAACAACCCCGGTGGTGAAACCAATCGACGCCTCCCCGGCTCGACTCCTGTCACCTCTCCGCCAAAAGTGAACACAACTGGCTCGGTGCCGATCAAGGTCGCGAACACGACAAACTCGGTTGCGGCGGCGACGACCATTGCAACACCACCCAAAGCAAGCAGCCTTTCTGCAGCAATCACTATCGTGACGGCGGCTACGGTTGGTCAGGCCAGCAGCGTTAAGCCCGCTTTCACCCCGAACCCTGCAACTGCAGGCGCTCGTGCGGTGACTCCGGGAATTAACAAGGCCCCGATCAACACAAAGATCCAAACCGTTCCGACGGGTGTGAACAGTGTTGCTACAGCAGCAAGCGTGATCAGCATCCAGAAGGGACAGAAGTTGCCCAACATCGGCACTTTTGCCATTATTTTGAATTCGCGAATCGTGAACTTCGACGTTCAGCCGCGCGTTCAAGATGGCGTGCCGCTCACTCCACTCCGACATCTTCTTGAAGAGGCCGGTGGTGAAGTGAATTGGACAAACGCCACGAAGTCACTCAATGCCAAGACGGACGGCCGTGAAGTCTATATTCGCATCGGCGACAGACTCGCGAAAGTCAATGATATGACCATTGAGATGGAACTGGCTCCGTTCCTTGAAAAGGGTCGGACAATCGTTCCTTTGAGCTTCATTCGAGACGTGCTTAACGTTGATGTGGATTACGACCCCAAGACGGGACACGTCGTCATCACCTCAGTTAAAAAGTAAACTTCGCAACTCCCGTTGAGAAGGCGCTCCGATTACCCGGAGCGCCTTCTTTTTTGCCTGGATTATCCAGCGATACCTGCCAACAATGCAGATAGGGAGTTTTTTCGTTTGTTCAAGAAAGGTGACAAGACAAAGGAAGCAGTAAAGCGAAGCATCAAGCACTGGCTTTTGCTCTTTACCGCGTTCGCCGTTGTCGGCGGAGGCGCATGCTACTTCGCGTTTTTAGGCGCACTCGAACTCCATCAGTCGAACCTTCGAAACGAACTCGAAGCGCTGGCAAAGCTTGGCGCTCTGCAAGTCGATCCTGCCGAACATCAACAACTCAATGACCCATCTGCAATGGAGACTCCTCTCTACACACGGCAGATTGAGCGTCTCGGCCGAGTTCAGGAACAGATCAGCACTATCCGCTACATCTACACAATCCGGCGGATCGATGGAAAGTTGTTCTTTATCCTAGACCCAACCCCGCCAGGAGATCACGACAATGACCAGATTGACGACAAGTCGTGTCTCATGGACCCTTACGAGTCCGAGCCTTATCCCGTTTATGAAGTGTTCAAGACGGGACGATCCGTAGCGACGGGCCAACTCGAAACCGATCAATGGGGGACGTTTCTGAGTGGTTATGCACCCATAAAAGACGAGCACGGACAAACCGTTGCGGTGCTTGGGATTGACATTGAAGCTAGCCAGGTCATGACGCAAGAAAAGCAGTTGGCGCTTGTCTTCCTCGCTGCCTTCATCTTTACGCTTGTCCTGGGAGGCAGCGTTTCCTACTACCTCGCAACGCATATCGCGCGATCCGCCACATCAACGCGAGATCAGATAGGAGGGGCGATAGCACGCTCTGGAAACCGAACAACCATTCTTCAGATCGGACTCGCCGCTGCTGTCATCGCGTGTATAGCGCTCGGTCTCTATGGCAGAGCAGCATCGCGACTCGAAAAGCAAGAGTATCAAGCGTCTGGCAAAAGCATGGAGCGGCTGTTCCGATTACAGTTTGAGATTGACAGCCTGCTGGATACAGCGGTTCCAGTGTCCGAGACCTTCGCTTCCATCATGGCCGGTCTATCAACGCCTGAACTCGCTACTCTACAACTGCGTGTGAAGACCGCTCAAACAAACTACCGTCAAGGCAAAGCATTGTGGCGTGATGAGATGGAACGCGTTGGCGATGACATTCGAAGTCGAACGGCTGACCTCAATTCCCGACAGACAGAGTTGGGGTCGCAGCTTGTTGCCCACCATGAGACTTTTAACGTCCTCTTCATCGTTGCCGCAATGCTCGCCTTAGGTTCTCTTGTGCTTGTGCGGGCGGCGACAGTGCAGCAAGACCAACTGGCACGTACCGCTCAGGAAGCGAGTCGACTTCACGAGGAAGTCGGAATCAAAAACGCCGAGATAGAAGCCACCAATATTGTGCTCACTCGTGCACTCGAAGACCTGCAGGACAACTTTGAAGCCATGGTTCAGGCTTGGGTCAAGGCCGTGGAGGCGAAGGACCTTTATACTGCAGGACACTCCGAAAGAGTCATGCAATACAGCACAGCAATAGGCCGTCGAATGGGGCTCTCCGAGCATGACTTGCGCGTTTTGGAAATGGGGACGCTAATCCACGACATTGGCAAGATCGGAATTCCCGACTCGATTCTAATCAAGCCGAGCAGACTCAGCAACGAAGAGTTCGAGGTGGTCAAGTCGCATCCGGATATTGGCTATCGGATGATTTCGAGCATCCCGCTTTTTCAGGAGTGTGCGCCGATTGTTCTCTGGCACCACGAAAAGATGGATGGCTCCGGCTATCCCGACGGACTATGTGGAGATGAGATACCGCTCTTGGTCAAGATCTCGACAGTCGCCGATATGTTCGACGCGATGACCTCAACAAGGGCGTACCGTGCCAGTCTTTCAGCCTCTATCGCACTTGAAAATCTGCGCAAAGATGCTGAAAAAGGGGCACTTGAGCCTAAGATCGTGGAGATTCTTGCCGAAATTGTAAATGAGCAGGGCGTTTTGTGGCAACCGCCACGTCAAGACGCCGCATAGGAAATGAAATGAGTTCTTTAAGTGATGGCCGCAGATACGAACGGATACCGGTTCTAGACTACGCTATGGTTCGGAGCGCGCCTAAGGGCCATCCATTTCGAGCTCTCGTCATTGACGTCAGTCTCGGCGGACTGCTCCTCCGCTCAGAACACAACTTCACAGGCGGCGAGACGATTGAGATTCAGATTGCACAAGAGCGCGGCGACGCTGTTACAGTCGAGGCTGAGGTAAGACACTCGACAGTAGTCGAAGGAAGCCAGTTCTTTCTTTGCGGAGCGCGATTCCTGCCAAAAACGCACGATCAAAGAGTGGCTATCGTTCACTACGTGCACGACGCCTTCCGAACAGGCGCCGACAAGATGATGGTTTCAGACATGGCGAACGCTCAGTCCTAAGACCAAAGCAGGAAGAATCTTCATCACGTCGAAAAGGCCCATGTGGCCTCGCCGACGTCGCCTCTTCCACGCAACAAGCTCGACTCTCTGCCCAAGCTGTTCGAGTGCTTGCATAGCTACCGACTCTCCACCTTCAGCTCTGATCTGATCGCCGGAGTCACCGTCGGTCTTGTCGCCCTTCCGCTTGCCATGGCATTTGCCATCAGCTCGGGCGTCAAGCCCGAAGCAGGGCTTTATTGCGCCATCATCGCCGGGTTTATTACCGCTCTGCTTGGCGGGTCGAAGACCCAGGTCAGTGGTCCAACCGGTGCGTTCGTGGTGGTCGTCGCGGGCATCGTCCACACCTACGGCATTAGCGGCTTGTTTATGTGTACGATGATGGCGGGAGTGATTCTGGTCATCCTCGGTCTCACCGGTCTTGGGAGCGCGGTCAAGTTCATCCCACGTCCAGTCGTCATCGGCTTTACCAACGGCATCGCGCTGCTGATCGCCTCGACCCAGATCAAAGACTTCTTCGGGCTGGACATTCCCAAAGTCCCCAGCCTCTTTCTCGACCGCATGAAGTCTATCATGGCGCATTGGGACACGCTCTCGATGCAGAGCACGCTTCTCGGCTTTGGGTGCATCGCGGTGATTGTGCTGTTCATGCGCTTCATCAAGCGCGTGCCAGGAACCATCGTCGCGCTCCTTGGCGGCACCGTGCTGGCGTTCTTGCTGCACCTGAACGTCGAAACGATCCAAAGCCGATTCGGCGGGATTCCCAGCGGACTGCCCTCGCTGCACACGCCTAAGTTTGAAGCGGGGATGCTGGCAACGCTGATCTCTCCGGCTCTCACCATCGCGATGCTCGGGGCTATCGAATCGCTGATGTCGGCGGTTGTGGCGGACCGGATGTCGAAGGACAAGCACAACCCAAACGTCGAGTTGATGGCTCACGGAGTGGCGAACATCCTGTCTCCGCTTGCCGGAGGGCTTCCCAGTACCGGGGCCATCGCGCGAACGGCAACAAACATTCGGAGCGGTGCGAAGACGCCCGTCTCGGCGATAATCCACGCACTGACGCTTCTTGCTATCGTCATGTTCGCGGCCCCGCTTGCCAAGTACATCCCGCTCTGCGTCCTCTCGGCGATCCTTTTTGTTGTGGCCTACAACATGGGAGAGTGGAAGGAGATTCCGCAGATTCTGCGCCTCTCCAAGGCTGATACCGCCGTCTGGGCGGCGACCTTCTTGCTGACGGTCTTTGCCGATCTGACGGTGGCAGTGGAGGTGGGGATGATCCTTGCCGCGCTGCTCTATATCACTCGAGTGACTTCGACGACGACGGTGACAATCGTCGATGAAAGCTACATTACATCGGGGCAGGAGCATTCCCTTCAGGACAAAGATATTCCGAAGGAGGTCGCCATCTTCCGTATTCACGGGCCGTTCCTGTTCGGCTCGACCGACAAGCTGCAGGAGATCGCCGACAGGATTAGCACGCTCCCGCCCGTTGTCATTTTACGGTTGCGCAACATGACGGCTATCGACGGCACGGGAATGCAGGCGATCGAGGAGTTTCACACCCTGGTGAAAGAGAGCGGGCGGACGATGATCGTCTGCGGAATGAGGGACCAGCCGAGACAGTTCCTAGAACGGTCAGGCTTTGCCGAGCATATCGGGCCGGAGAACGTCTGCAGGCACGTCTCAGCTGCTATCGACCGGGCGAATGAAATATTGGGGCGGTAGGGCTTAGCTGTTGTGATCCTGCTAAGCACTGCCCTCCCGCTGTGCGGGGTACAGTCCTTAGCATGTTTGCCGTGGTTTTCCCCGGACAGGGATCGCAAAAGCCAGGCATGGGAAAAGAGCTTTTCGACGCTTACGATGCTGCTAAAGCGGTTTTTCAAACGGTCTCGGATGCTGCCCATGTCGATGCTGCCCGCCTATGCTTTGAAACCGACGAGGAAACCCTTCGTCAAACGCAGAACGCACAGATGGCTCTGTATACGGTCGGGGTGGCAGCCTATTCCTGTCTTCAGGAGCGCCTTGGCGAGACCCAACCCGGCGCCTTCGCAGGTCACAGTGTCGGCGAATACGCTGCGCTGACGGCCGCTGGATTCTTGAGCATTGAAGACGGAGCAAGACTTGTCCTGCGTCGGGGTGACCTGATGGCACGATCTGGCAAACTTCGACCTGGAACCATGGCCGCCGTACTTGGTCTGGAAAAGAAGGCTCTCCATGATATCTGCAAGGCGTCCTCCCAACCAAACAGCGTCGTCGTCATCGCGAACGACAACTGCCCGGGACAGCTTGTGATTAGCGGTGATGTTGATGCGGTTCAGCGTGCCTCAGCGATGGCTTCTGAACAGGGCGCGAAGCGCGTGTTGCCAATCAACGTCAGCGGCGCATTCCATAGCCCGCTGATGGAAGAGGCATCGATGGCAATGCTCGAAGCGCTCAAGCTTGCGTCGTTCAATGGTTTCTTGGGTCAGATACCCGTCTTCAGCAACGTCACTTCAGAGCCCTCCGACCTTGCATCATCGTGGCCTGTCTTGCTTGAAACGCAACTTAAGAGCCCTGTGCGGTGGACCGAAACGATTCAAAACATGATGAAAGAAGAGGTTGATACGTTTGTCGAGTGCGGCTCGGGTGAGGTCTTGTGCGGGCTGATAAAGCGGACAAGCAAAGAGGTTCGCACACTTAATGTAGGCGACCCTGCATCACTGGACGCCACGGTGGAAGCATTGAACGGAGTGAAATCTTGAACTTTGAAGGACAGGTTGTTGTCGTTACGGGGGCTTCCCGAGGAATCGGGCGTGAAATCGCGATGCAGTTCGCCGCAAAGGGCGCGAACGTGGCTTGTATCGCGACCAGCGTAGAAGGGGCGGCGAAGACCGCTAGCGCAATCACAGCAGCCGGAGGCAAAGCCGAAGCCTTTGCCTGCAATATCGCCGACTCGGAACAAGTTGATGCCCTTATGGCGAGCGTTGCCGAAAAAATGGGGACGCCAGCGGTCCTTGTGAACAACGCCGGCATCACCCGCGACACGCTAATGCTGCGGATGAAGGATGACGATTGGGACCAGGTGCTTGAAGTCAATCTCAAAGGAGCGTTCCTTACCATTCGTGCGGCAAGCAAGTTGATGATGAAGGCACGGTACGGACGGATCGTCAACATCACGAGCATTGTCGGGCTTCATGGAGCAAGCGGCCAGGCGAACTATGCCGCAGCGAAAGCAGGCTTAGTCGGTCTGACAATGACCGTGGCGAAGGAGTTTGGAAGTCGGGGCATCACATGCAATGCCGTCGCGCCCGGATTTATCGAGACGGACATGACATCCGATCTCCCCGAGGAGTTTCGAGAACATGTCGCCAAGAACGCTCCTGCCGGGCGACTCGGCAGTCCGGCAGATATCGCCGCTGCTGTTGTGTTCTTGGCGAGCCAAGAAGCGGGCTATATCACGGGACAGACCTTGACGGTTGACGGTGGGTTGACGATTTAGCGTGGAGATCAGATATCTGAAATCTGATATCAGATATCAGATTTCTGATCTCTTTTTTAGGGAGGATTTCCGGATTTTTCCACCGAATCCTAATCACCAACATGTCAGCGGTACCCGCGACTTCCGAGAAAGTAACGCCTGAACAGAGGAAGGCGTTTATCGCTGCCTGGCTTGGCTGGGCATTCGACGGCCTTGATGGGTTCCTCTACGCTCTCGTCGCTGTCAAGTTCGTCACGGAGCTCATGGGGCCCGGCACGCAGCCCGACGTCGTGGCAAAGTATGCCGGAGTTATTCAGGCCGTATTCCTCTTTGGCTGGGCGTTCGGCGGTGCCTTTTTTGGGCGGATCGGCGATAAGATAGGGCGCACCAAGACGCTCACCATCACCATCCTCACTTATGCTTTGTTCACAGGTTTTTGTGCGCTGTCGCAAGCCTGGTGGCATCTGCTCATTTTTCGGTTTATCGCGGCTCTTGGGATAGGTGGAGAGTGGGCGGCCGGGTCAGCGCTGGTGAGTGAGACGCTGCACGACAAACACCGCTCATGGGCGAGCGCGTTGCTGCAGAGCGGCTACATGACGGGCATGATCCTCGCCGCGCTCACGGTCAGATTCATGGCTGAGTTGCCCGTTCGATGGGTGTTTGTGATTGGGGTTCTTCCTGCGCTTCTAACGGTTTGGATTCGGAAGTCGATCCATGAGCCAAAAGAGTGGCAGGAAGAGCGCAAAACCCGTGAGATTCCGAAGGTCTCTGCGCTCTTTCAGGGCGCGATCCTCAAGAACACTTTACTCTCGCTCACGTTCTGCGGGATCTGCCTTACCACCATCTGGGCGTTCCTTTTCTACAGTACGCCCGTCCTTCGATCGCTCCCCGAAGTTAAGGCGATGGACCCAAGTTCGGCAACGCTGCTTGTCTCGAATGTTGTGATCATCTTTACGCTTTGGAACATCGTCGGAAACTTTGCCGCGACATACATGGCCAAGCTCACCAGTATCCGGTTCACCTTTGCATTCTTTATGGCGGCTTCTTTCATAACGTTCTACGTGGGCTTTGGGCAGCCGCGCGATCTTGGCGGTCTCACGCTCTACTACAACATCGTCATGTTCTTCGGCACGGGAGTTTTTGCCATCTTCCCACTGTACATTCCAAAGCTCTTCCCTACTCTGCTGCGCACCACGGGTTCGGGCTTCTCCTATAACTTTGGGCGCGTAATCGCCGGTGTGGGAACGTTGGTGCTGCCCCTTATGCTTTCACGCCCCGACGCACCCACCCCTCTGAACATCCTGTGGTACACGGGCTTTCTCTACATCGCTGGTTTTGGAGTCGCCCTCTTGATGCCCGAAGTTAAGGCCGCCATGACATCCAGCCCAGAGTTCGCCACAGAGTAGGGATCAGACAGGTACCCTTTCGCCCGGCATGACCACCATACTTGCAACCTGGAAAGAGCCGGGCCGAGTCGCCATCGACACTGCATGGGCCGCTCGCTCTTCTGGAGCTGACCTCCGCACGACCCTCGAAAAGGGCCTCGCTGCCGCCGAGCTTGACCCTAGCCTTGTGGCTATCGGACTCGGTTCACTACCGAATGCCGACGGAGAGCTCGAACTCGACGCAGCTATGATGGACGGACGTGATCTCTCCGCAGGCGCTGTTTGTGCCGTCCGAGGAATTGTCCCAGTCATCGGTGTGGCCCGCCGGGTCATGGAGGACACACCTCACGTCATGCTTGCAGGAGAGCAAGCCCGTCGCTTTGCCCTGAACAATGGCTACCGACCCCAAAACCTCATGACAACCGAAAACATTGCTCGGTACGAAGAGTGGAGGACGGACCCCGCAAGGATCGAGCGTGAGTATGTGCATGCCGTGGAAG containing:
- the fabD gene encoding ACP S-malonyltransferase — protein: MFAVVFPGQGSQKPGMGKELFDAYDAAKAVFQTVSDAAHVDAARLCFETDEETLRQTQNAQMALYTVGVAAYSCLQERLGETQPGAFAGHSVGEYAALTAAGFLSIEDGARLVLRRGDLMARSGKLRPGTMAAVLGLEKKALHDICKASSQPNSVVVIANDNCPGQLVISGDVDAVQRASAMASEQGAKRVLPINVSGAFHSPLMEEASMAMLEALKLASFNGFLGQIPVFSNVTSEPSDLASSWPVLLETQLKSPVRWTETIQNMMKEEVDTFVECGSGEVLCGLIKRTSKEVRTLNVGDPASLDATVEALNGVKS
- the fabG gene encoding 3-oxoacyl-[acyl-carrier-protein] reductase produces the protein MNFEGQVVVVTGASRGIGREIAMQFAAKGANVACIATSVEGAAKTASAITAAGGKAEAFACNIADSEQVDALMASVAEKMGTPAVLVNNAGITRDTLMLRMKDDDWDQVLEVNLKGAFLTIRAASKLMMKARYGRIVNITSIVGLHGASGQANYAAAKAGLVGLTMTVAKEFGSRGITCNAVAPGFIETDMTSDLPEEFREHVAKNAPAGRLGSPADIAAAVVFLASQEAGYITGQTLTVDGGLTI
- a CDS encoding MFS transporter, which codes for MSAVPATSEKVTPEQRKAFIAAWLGWAFDGLDGFLYALVAVKFVTELMGPGTQPDVVAKYAGVIQAVFLFGWAFGGAFFGRIGDKIGRTKTLTITILTYALFTGFCALSQAWWHLLIFRFIAALGIGGEWAAGSALVSETLHDKHRSWASALLQSGYMTGMILAALTVRFMAELPVRWVFVIGVLPALLTVWIRKSIHEPKEWQEERKTREIPKVSALFQGAILKNTLLSLTFCGICLTTIWAFLFYSTPVLRSLPEVKAMDPSSATLLVSNVVIIFTLWNIVGNFAATYMAKLTSIRFTFAFFMAASFITFYVGFGQPRDLGGLTLYYNIVMFFGTGVFAIFPLYIPKLFPTLLRTTGSGFSYNFGRVIAGVGTLVLPLMLSRPDAPTPLNILWYTGFLYIAGFGVALLMPEVKAAMTSSPEFATE
- a CDS encoding N(4)-(beta-N-acetylglucosaminyl)-L-asparaginase, producing the protein MTTILATWKEPGRVAIDTAWAARSSGADLRTTLEKGLAAAELDPSLVAIGLGSLPNADGELELDAAMMDGRDLSAGAVCAVRGIVPVIGVARRVMEDTPHVMLAGEQARRFALNNGYRPQNLMTTENIARYEEWRTDPARIEREYVHAVEELHGDTVTMLALEDGPHCVAASATSGLAFKLAGRVGDSPIIGAGIYADDEVGCAGATGWGEELWKASASFRTTQSMEQGMSAQEACEKTIRHMIRRQPKSTEMACVVLALRKDGDFGAATTMGEFPLWICRDGVMECKVFKGLSGQ